One window from the genome of Xiphophorus hellerii strain 12219 chromosome 16, Xiphophorus_hellerii-4.1, whole genome shotgun sequence encodes:
- the LOC116735997 gene encoding peripheral myelin protein 22-like, with protein MLCILLGVLALHLLVFILLIVSTASSQWTVEAQGHTDLWYNCHSDTQGYHCSQASNEDWIQAVQALMILAVVFCFVSLLAFAYQLFRLFKGGRFYFTSIFQILASVFVMCAAIIYTVMRPHSGKDYGYSYVLAWVAFPLSLISGLIYLILRKKD; from the exons ATGCTGTGCATTCTTTTGGGAGTGCTTGCTTTGCACCTCCTCGTTTTCATTCTCCTCATTGTGTCTACAGCATCCAGT CAATGGACTGTAGAAGCACAAGGACACACCGATCTTTGGTATAACTGCCACTCAGATACTCAAGGCTACCACTGTTCACAGGCCAGCAATGAAG ATTGGATCCAGGCTGTGCAAGCCCTCATGATCCTGGCTGTAGTCTTCTGCTTCGTCTCCCTGTTAGCTTTCGCTTATCAGCTGTTCAGACTGTTTAAGGGCGGACGCTTCTACTTCACCTCCATCTTCCAGATCTTGGCGA GTGTGTTTGTGATGTGCGCAGCGATTATCTACACCGTGATGAGACCGCATAGTGGCAAAGACTATGGCTACTCTTACGTGCTGGCCTGGGTGGCGTTCCCTCTGAGTCTCATCAGTGGCCTCATTTATCTCATACTGAGGAAGAAGGATTGA